A single window of Selenomonas sputigena DNA harbors:
- a CDS encoding glycosyltransferase family protein, protein MKDERAIAFITCVNDEAWYAECLLYLRHLRLPEGFRAEYIAVRGAASMAAGYNEGMARSRARYKVYLHQDTLLVNKDFPRAMLNIFADESIGMIGVIGCRSLPASGVWWDGFRCYGRVLHACEAESIVDTHMKEPDGESIDVEAADGLFLATQYDVLWREDLFTGWHLYDTSQCKEFSRRGFRTVVPNQEAGFWCIHCPVEKPLAKSYKEYQKIFLREYGTELCPEV, encoded by the coding sequence ATGAAGGATGAGAGGGCGATCGCCTTCATCACCTGCGTCAACGATGAGGCATGGTACGCAGAGTGTCTGCTCTACCTGCGCCATCTGCGTTTGCCCGAAGGCTTTCGCGCCGAGTATATCGCCGTGCGCGGCGCCGCGTCGATGGCGGCGGGGTACAACGAGGGTATGGCGAGGTCGCGGGCGCGCTACAAGGTCTATCTGCATCAGGACACCTTGCTCGTCAACAAGGATTTTCCACGGGCGATGTTGAATATCTTTGCAGATGAGAGCATCGGCATGATCGGCGTCATCGGCTGCCGTTCGCTGCCCGCAAGCGGCGTGTGGTGGGATGGGTTTCGCTGCTATGGACGCGTGCTTCATGCGTGCGAGGCGGAGAGCATCGTCGACACGCACATGAAGGAGCCGGACGGCGAGAGCATCGATGTCGAAGCGGCGGACGGACTCTTCCTTGCGACGCAGTACGACGTGCTCTGGCGCGAAGATCTTTTCACGGGCTGGCATCTCTACGACACGTCGCAGTGCAAGGAATTCTCCAGGCGAGGGTTTCGGACGGTCGTGCCGAATCAGGAGGCGGGCTTTTGGTGCATCCACTGTCCCGTGGAGAAGCCGCTCGCCAAAAGCTATAAGGAGTATCAGAAGATCTTTCTCCGAGAGTACGGCACAGAATTGTGCCCGGAGGTTTAG
- a CDS encoding type II toxin-antitoxin system HicA family toxin, producing MRFKEFERIIKKDGWYFDSSNGSHMHYKHPEKKGKITIPNHPGNLDPKTVKSVLRMAGLQ from the coding sequence ATGAGATTCAAGGAATTTGAACGAATCATCAAAAAGGACGGTTGGTATTTCGACAGCTCCAACGGCTCGCACATGCACTACAAGCATCCAGAGAAGAAGGGAAAAATCACGATACCGAATCACCCTGGCAACCTCGACCCAAAAACCGTTAAATCTGTCTTGCGGATGGCAGGCTTGCAATAA
- a CDS encoding efflux RND transporter periplasmic adaptor subunit: protein MLLVASVLSFAVLLSGCGGQQGMQKGPAQVKVMKAMQQDAPITSEYAGQIAGKDEVKVQSKVSGAVVEKYVKGGDFVTAGQALYRIDSRQYESAVWQAQAALAQTEATLSNARVDLSRYEALYEAAAIPEQTVATQRANVSAYESAAEANAALLRRAQQDLADTTIYAPMTGQLAVDDVAVGTFVTAGNTTLVTVGTNDPVYATFSISETDYLKFMGAAMRGEGAPSARVSLTLADGTAYPIDGRIVETDRALKDNTGTLKIKALFDNPGGLLLPGMFARVKISGQTVPNAILVPERAVQQLLDKSFVMVMEDGKSKARTVTLGDKVGSFYIIKDGISANDLVVVEGLTNLQEGVELSPTEVTAADMGFSLENDMKAFDSSVSTLGK from the coding sequence ATGCTTTTAGTGGCATCCGTTCTCTCTTTCGCCGTGCTCTTGAGCGGCTGCGGCGGACAGCAGGGCATGCAGAAGGGACCGGCGCAGGTCAAGGTCATGAAGGCCATGCAGCAGGATGCACCAATCACGAGCGAGTATGCGGGGCAGATTGCAGGCAAGGACGAGGTCAAGGTGCAGTCGAAGGTTTCGGGCGCCGTCGTCGAGAAGTATGTGAAGGGCGGCGACTTCGTCACAGCGGGGCAGGCGCTCTATCGCATCGACTCGCGTCAGTACGAGTCCGCTGTCTGGCAGGCACAGGCAGCGCTCGCGCAGACGGAGGCGACGCTGAGCAACGCACGCGTCGATCTCTCGCGCTATGAGGCTCTCTACGAGGCAGCGGCGATTCCCGAACAGACGGTGGCGACGCAGCGTGCGAACGTCAGCGCCTACGAGTCGGCGGCTGAGGCGAATGCCGCGCTCCTTCGCCGCGCGCAGCAGGATCTTGCCGATACGACGATCTACGCGCCGATGACGGGGCAGCTCGCCGTCGACGATGTTGCCGTCGGCACGTTCGTCACGGCGGGCAATACGACGCTCGTGACGGTCGGCACGAACGATCCCGTCTACGCGACGTTCAGCATCAGTGAGACGGATTACTTGAAGTTCATGGGCGCCGCTATGCGCGGCGAAGGCGCTCCTTCGGCGCGCGTGTCGCTGACGCTTGCGGATGGCACGGCATATCCGATCGACGGGCGCATCGTCGAGACGGACCGCGCCTTGAAGGACAATACAGGAACCTTGAAGATCAAGGCGCTCTTCGACAATCCCGGCGGCCTGTTGCTGCCCGGCATGTTTGCACGCGTGAAGATCTCGGGACAGACGGTGCCGAACGCCATCCTCGTGCCCGAGCGCGCCGTGCAGCAGCTTCTTGACAAGTCCTTCGTGATGGTCATGGAGGACGGCAAGTCGAAGGCGCGCACCGTGACGCTCGGCGACAAGGTGGGCAGCTTCTACATCATCAAGGACGGCATTTCCGCGAATGATCTCGTCGTCGTCGAAGGTCTGACGAACCTGCAGGAGGGTGTCGAGCTTTCTCCGACGGAGGTCACGGCAGCCGACATGGGCTTCTCGCTCGAAAACGATATGAAGGCATTTGATTCCAGTGTGAGCACGTTGGGCAAATAG
- the hutW gene encoding heme anaerobic degradation radical SAM methyltransferase ChuW/HutW, with the protein MAYKLKDMFDADTEEQRELQFGRASGDPLTEAFPRKRVVHAGVRGEVVPPAEAQDTWRTIMNTPAKKGEVQTAYIHIPFCKTKCLYCGFFQNAAHQSAEDDYVEALIEEIEASADAPRLKGGLIHAVFIGGGTPTSLSAENAARVLSTLRRVLPLANDYELTLEGRIHDLVPEKIEAWLANGVNRISLGVQSFDTKVRQSQGRIETREEVLGRLKLLKSYEQCSVVLDLIFGLPGQSIEVWQHDLDDLIASGIDGADFYQLNVYEGSDLNKRIAEGKLAPAATTKEQAKMYAFAHDYMKKRGWRQLSMCHWASSNRERSLYNALAKKGAPMFPFGSSAGGFLEGYAVMLHRVLQPYAMLVASNQKPIMGLVKQSEIQPFSNCAVNMLEYGWMDVSRLTAMDARLEDLHWLYELWAERGLVTFNGVQYELTVAGKFWEVNIAQTTVECIQYLLTGENEMSVERIAAQDKKHGEAKEKMHGVGMNGVPSIEMMQRMQKMAKGGMPSLKVLKEFAKEVGIQGMPTMEDMQRLQKMMEERKVEEE; encoded by the coding sequence ATGGCTTATAAATTGAAAGATATGTTTGATGCCGATACCGAGGAGCAGCGCGAGCTGCAGTTCGGCAGGGCGTCGGGCGATCCGCTGACGGAAGCGTTCCCAAGAAAGCGCGTCGTCCATGCGGGCGTGCGCGGCGAGGTCGTGCCGCCCGCTGAGGCGCAGGATACGTGGCGCACCATCATGAACACGCCCGCGAAAAAGGGCGAGGTGCAGACGGCATACATCCACATTCCGTTCTGCAAGACGAAGTGCCTCTACTGCGGCTTCTTTCAGAACGCCGCGCATCAGTCGGCGGAGGACGACTACGTCGAGGCTCTGATCGAGGAGATCGAGGCGTCCGCGGACGCGCCGCGCCTCAAGGGCGGCCTCATACACGCCGTCTTCATCGGCGGCGGTACGCCGACGTCGCTTTCGGCGGAAAACGCCGCGCGCGTCCTCAGCACGCTGCGCCGCGTTCTGCCCTTGGCGAACGACTACGAGCTGACGCTCGAAGGCCGCATCCATGACCTCGTGCCCGAGAAGATCGAGGCGTGGCTCGCGAACGGCGTCAACCGCATCTCGCTCGGTGTGCAGTCCTTCGATACGAAGGTGCGTCAGTCGCAGGGCAGGATCGAGACGAGGGAGGAAGTCCTCGGACGGCTCAAACTTCTGAAGTCTTACGAGCAGTGCTCGGTCGTGCTCGACCTCATCTTCGGCCTGCCCGGTCAGTCGATAGAGGTCTGGCAGCACGATCTCGACGACCTCATCGCCTCGGGTATCGACGGCGCGGACTTCTACCAGCTTAACGTCTATGAAGGAAGCGACCTCAACAAGCGCATCGCCGAGGGCAAGCTCGCTCCTGCGGCGACGACGAAGGAGCAGGCGAAGATGTACGCCTTCGCGCACGACTACATGAAGAAGCGCGGCTGGCGTCAGCTCAGCATGTGCCACTGGGCGAGCAGCAACCGCGAGCGCAGCCTCTACAACGCGCTTGCGAAGAAGGGCGCGCCGATGTTCCCCTTCGGCAGCAGCGCGGGCGGCTTCCTCGAAGGCTATGCCGTCATGCTGCATCGCGTGTTGCAGCCATACGCCATGCTCGTGGCGAGCAATCAGAAGCCCATCATGGGTCTCGTCAAGCAGTCGGAGATCCAGCCGTTTTCCAACTGCGCCGTCAACATGTTGGAATACGGCTGGATGGATGTCTCGCGCCTCACGGCGATGGACGCGCGTCTCGAAGACCTGCACTGGCTCTATGAGCTTTGGGCAGAGCGTGGACTCGTCACCTTCAACGGCGTGCAGTACGAGCTGACGGTCGCGGGCAAGTTCTGGGAGGTCAATATCGCGCAGACGACGGTCGAGTGCATACAGTACCTGCTGACGGGCGAGAACGAGATGAGCGTTGAGCGCATCGCGGCGCAGGACAAGAAGCATGGCGAAGCGAAGGAAAAAATGCACGGCGTCGGCATGAACGGCGTACCGTCCATTGAGATGATGCAGCGCATGCAGAAGATGGCGAAGGGCGGTATGCCGTCCTTGAAGGTGCTCAAGGAGTTCGCGAAGGAAGTCGGCATCCAGGGCATGCCGACGATGGAGGACATGCAGCGTCTTCAGAAGATGATGGAAGAACGGAAAGTCGAGGAGGAATAA
- a CDS encoding amino acid ABC transporter permease: MEQIMGTALLMMEGAQITLEIFCVTLLLSLPLGLLVALCRISKLGPLRLLMEFYIWLMRGTPLMLQLLFVYFALPMVGIRLPDIAAALLAFTLNYAAYFAEIFRAGIQSIGRGQYEAAKSLGMTYTQTMRRIIVPQMIRHVLPPVSNETINLVKDTSLIYILAMNDLLRVARTIVQREFDMTPFFVAAVFYLAMTFVLTWGFKKLEAYYGKYDE; this comes from the coding sequence ATGGAACAAATCATGGGGACGGCGCTCTTGATGATGGAGGGCGCACAAATCACGCTGGAAATCTTCTGCGTGACGCTCCTCTTGTCACTGCCTTTGGGGCTTCTTGTCGCGCTCTGCCGCATATCGAAGCTCGGGCCTTTGCGCCTTTTGATGGAGTTCTACATCTGGCTCATGCGCGGCACGCCGCTGATGCTGCAGCTTCTCTTCGTCTACTTCGCCCTGCCGATGGTCGGCATACGTCTGCCCGACATCGCGGCGGCGCTCCTCGCGTTTACGCTCAACTATGCAGCGTACTTCGCGGAAATCTTCCGCGCGGGCATCCAGTCGATCGGGCGCGGGCAGTATGAAGCAGCGAAGTCGCTCGGCATGACGTACACGCAGACGATGCGGCGCATCATCGTGCCGCAGATGATCCGCCATGTTCTGCCGCCTGTGAGCAACGAGACGATCAACCTCGTCAAGGATACGTCGCTCATCTACATTCTGGCGATGAACGATCTCCTGCGCGTGGCGCGCACGATCGTGCAGCGTGAGTTCGACATGACGCCGTTCTTCGTGGCGGCTGTCTTCTATCTCGCGATGACGTTCGTTCTTACGTGGGGATTCAAGAAATTGGAGGCGTACTATGGCAAGTACGATGAATGA
- a CDS encoding efflux RND transporter permease subunit, with amino-acid sequence MAKFFIHRPIFAIVIALLIVICGVIAGLQLPIAQYPQISPPTVTVGTSYTGASASVVNQTVAQIIEDQVNGTQGMDYMSSNSDDTGRYSLTVTFETGSDGDMDSVKVQNNVAVATASLPDDVKTVGVTTKKASNDMAMMVSIYSDSDLYDSTFLKNYATIYLLDKIKRVHGVGDVQIFGSDYSMRVWLNPDKLAELGLTVSDVAAAIKEQNMQAPAGTIGAMPVPEMQEKQATGKVNGRLVTPEQFGNIIVRASGDGSFVRLKDVARVETGAKTNNIVAKANGHPALAMGVQLTSDANAMQTVAAVKQVIDEARPNFPPEMRCDTIVDSTNYIRESITEVVHTFVEALLLVVLVIFVFLQSWRATLIPLLAVPVSLIGTFIAFIALDFSINTLTLFAMVLAIGLVVDDAIVVIENVEHHMEEGLNVIDATERAMDEVQGPVVAIAFVLAAVFVPVAFLGGMMGVLYKQFALTIAISMAISAFVALSLTPALCALILKPHAKDKADKEGILDRFFTGFNRWFDKTKSGYLGIVAKMIRKSRFAILFMVLVCALTAIVYKHMPSTFVPDEDQGFYIVSVSLPPGTSTNVTQESIDKVQASLKELPGVDMVMAINGFDILSFGAKSSAGTIFVGLDPWSERTTVETNINMLIGKTFGIGAKVAPESQVIAFNMPALPGLGMVGGWTMQLQDMSGHTDEELDTITKQIVQAMNQRPELQGVRTTYSVNSPIYDFEIDREKVKQLGVQMSDVFTALQVNFGGYQVNDFNQFGRTYKVMMQADMPYRSEVEATRFIFVRSSAGTMVPLDTLLKPKRGTGAPIISRFNSARAVQIQGNAASGYSSGDAMRAAEEVVSEVAPAGFNIEWSGQSREEKTAGSSTLRVLALCLVFVFLCLAALYESWSVPFAVLLTVPTGILGALLSEYVLGMGGMILFHHMNSGLQDSIYMQIGIIMIIGLAAKNAILIVEFAKVRVDRGMEPVKAAIEAAGLRLRPILMTSFAFIIGCLPLAFATGAGASARNGMGVAVVGGMLFATILGVFLIPVFYVIVEWIAAKLGMLKQAKKKTPVDYM; translated from the coding sequence TTGGCAAAGTTTTTTATCCATCGGCCGATTTTTGCCATCGTCATCGCGCTTTTGATCGTCATCTGCGGCGTCATCGCGGGACTTCAGCTGCCGATCGCGCAGTACCCGCAGATCTCGCCGCCGACGGTCACCGTCGGCACGTCGTACACGGGTGCGAGCGCGAGCGTCGTCAATCAGACGGTCGCGCAGATCATTGAGGATCAGGTCAACGGCACGCAGGGCATGGACTACATGAGCTCCAACTCGGACGACACGGGGCGCTACAGTTTGACGGTCACGTTCGAGACCGGATCGGACGGCGACATGGATTCGGTCAAGGTGCAGAACAATGTTGCCGTGGCGACGGCGAGCCTGCCCGACGACGTCAAGACGGTCGGCGTCACGACGAAGAAGGCGTCGAACGACATGGCGATGATGGTCTCCATCTATTCGGATAGCGACCTCTACGACAGCACGTTCCTCAAGAACTATGCGACGATCTATCTCCTCGATAAGATCAAGCGCGTGCATGGCGTCGGCGACGTCCAGATCTTCGGCTCGGACTATTCGATGCGCGTCTGGCTCAATCCCGACAAGCTCGCAGAGCTCGGGCTCACGGTCTCCGATGTCGCAGCCGCGATCAAGGAGCAGAACATGCAGGCGCCGGCGGGTACGATCGGCGCGATGCCTGTGCCCGAGATGCAGGAGAAGCAGGCGACGGGCAAGGTCAACGGTCGTCTCGTGACGCCCGAGCAGTTCGGCAATATCATCGTGCGCGCCTCAGGTGATGGCAGCTTCGTGCGCCTCAAGGATGTCGCGCGCGTCGAGACGGGCGCGAAGACGAACAACATCGTTGCCAAAGCGAACGGACATCCGGCGCTTGCCATGGGCGTCCAGCTCACGAGCGACGCCAATGCCATGCAGACGGTCGCCGCTGTCAAACAGGTCATCGACGAGGCGCGGCCGAACTTCCCGCCCGAGATGCGCTGCGATACGATCGTCGATAGCACGAACTATATCCGTGAGTCCATCACGGAAGTCGTCCACACCTTCGTCGAGGCGCTTCTTCTCGTCGTGCTCGTCATCTTCGTGTTCCTGCAGAGCTGGCGCGCGACGCTGATTCCGCTCCTGGCTGTGCCTGTATCCTTGATCGGCACGTTCATCGCGTTCATCGCGCTTGACTTCAGCATCAACACATTGACGCTCTTCGCGATGGTTCTCGCCATCGGTCTCGTCGTCGATGATGCCATCGTCGTCATCGAGAATGTCGAGCACCACATGGAGGAGGGGCTGAACGTCATCGATGCGACGGAGCGCGCGATGGACGAGGTGCAGGGGCCTGTCGTGGCGATCGCCTTCGTGCTCGCCGCCGTCTTCGTCCCCGTCGCCTTCTTGGGCGGCATGATGGGCGTGCTCTACAAGCAGTTCGCCTTGACCATCGCCATTTCCATGGCAATCTCGGCCTTTGTTGCCCTGTCCTTGACGCCGGCTCTTTGCGCTTTGATCTTGAAGCCGCACGCGAAGGACAAGGCAGACAAGGAGGGCATTCTCGATCGCTTCTTCACCGGCTTCAATAGATGGTTTGACAAGACGAAGAGCGGCTACTTGGGCATTGTCGCCAAGATGATCCGCAAGTCGCGTTTCGCCATTCTCTTCATGGTGCTTGTCTGCGCCCTTACGGCGATCGTCTACAAGCACATGCCGTCGACCTTCGTGCCCGATGAGGATCAGGGATTTTATATCGTTTCCGTAAGTCTGCCGCCCGGAACGTCGACCAACGTCACGCAGGAGAGCATAGATAAAGTCCAGGCTTCTCTCAAGGAACTGCCCGGCGTCGATATGGTCATGGCCATCAACGGTTTCGATATCCTGTCCTTCGGCGCGAAGTCGAGCGCAGGCACGATCTTCGTCGGACTCGATCCGTGGAGTGAGCGCACGACGGTGGAGACGAATATCAACATGCTCATCGGCAAGACCTTCGGCATTGGCGCGAAGGTCGCGCCTGAGTCGCAGGTCATCGCGTTCAACATGCCGGCGCTGCCGGGACTCGGCATGGTCGGCGGCTGGACGATGCAGCTGCAGGATATGTCGGGGCATACGGACGAGGAGCTTGATACGATCACGAAGCAGATCGTGCAGGCGATGAACCAGCGTCCCGAGCTGCAGGGTGTGCGGACGACGTACAGCGTCAATTCGCCGATTTACGACTTCGAGATCGACCGCGAGAAGGTCAAGCAGCTCGGCGTGCAGATGAGCGACGTGTTCACGGCTCTGCAGGTCAACTTCGGCGGCTATCAGGTCAATGACTTCAACCAGTTCGGCCGTACCTACAAGGTCATGATGCAGGCGGATATGCCGTATCGCTCGGAGGTGGAGGCGACGCGCTTCATCTTCGTCAGGTCGAGCGCGGGCACGATGGTGCCGCTTGACACGCTCCTGAAGCCGAAGCGCGGCACGGGCGCACCGATCATTTCGCGCTTCAACTCGGCGCGTGCTGTTCAGATCCAGGGCAACGCCGCCTCGGGCTACAGCTCGGGCGACGCGATGCGTGCGGCGGAAGAGGTCGTCTCTGAAGTGGCTCCCGCGGGCTTCAACATCGAGTGGTCGGGGCAGAGCCGCGAGGAGAAGACGGCGGGAAGCTCGACGCTTCGCGTGCTCGCCTTGTGCCTCGTCTTCGTGTTCTTGTGCCTCGCAGCTCTCTACGAGAGCTGGAGCGTGCCGTTTGCCGTGCTTTTGACAGTGCCTACGGGCATCCTGGGCGCACTCCTTTCCGAGTACGTGCTCGGCATGGGCGGCATGATCCTGTTCCACCACATGAATTCGGGGCTGCAGGACAGCATCTACATGCAGATCGGCATCATCATGATCATCGGTCTGGCGGCGAAGAACGCGATCCTCATCGTCGAATTCGCGAAGGTGCGCGTCGACCGAGGCATGGAGCCGGTCAAGGCGGCGATCGAGGCGGCGGGTCTGCGCCTGCGCCCGATCCTCATGACGAGCTTCGCGTTCATCATCGGCTGCCTGCCGCTGGCCTTTGCTACGGGTGCAGGCGCTTCTGCGAGAAACGGCATGGGCGTCGCCGTCGTTGGCGGCATGCTTTTCGCGACGATTCTCGGCGTGTTCTTGATCCCCGTGTTCTACGTCATCGTGGAATGGATTGCCGCGAAGCTCGGCATGCTCAAGCAGGCGAAGAAGAAGACGCCGGTCGATTATATGTGA
- a CDS encoding flavodoxin family protein — protein sequence MRTIVIYSSLTGNTKKVGEAIASGLPAGTEAVSVKDVPADLADYDCVFVGFWVDRGTADKATADLLPKLRNKHVALFATLGANPKSPHAAESLDKAAELLPEGKTPVGKFICQGAVDPKVIEMMYKMYPKGHAHGQSPERDALHAEAAKHPDEADLAAAKKFAEETMAKIS from the coding sequence ATGCGTACAATAGTAATTTATTCGTCCCTTACAGGAAACACAAAGAAGGTCGGTGAGGCGATTGCGAGTGGTCTGCCTGCAGGAACCGAGGCGGTCTCCGTCAAGGACGTGCCCGCCGATCTCGCCGACTACGACTGCGTATTCGTCGGCTTCTGGGTTGACCGCGGCACGGCGGACAAGGCGACGGCGGATCTTTTGCCGAAGCTGAGGAATAAGCATGTGGCGCTCTTCGCGACGCTCGGTGCGAATCCGAAGTCGCCCCATGCAGCCGAGAGCCTGGACAAGGCGGCAGAGCTTCTGCCCGAGGGCAAGACGCCTGTCGGCAAGTTTATCTGCCAGGGCGCTGTCGATCCCAAGGTCATCGAGATGATGTACAAGATGTATCCGAAAGGGCATGCCCATGGGCAGTCGCCCGAACGCGATGCGCTTCATGCCGAGGCGGCGAAGCATCCCGATGAGGCGGACTTGGCGGCGGCGAAGAAGTTCGCCGAGGAGACGATGGCGAAGATTTCATGA
- a CDS encoding type II toxin-antitoxin system HicB family antitoxin, which translates to MNLVYPAVFYPCEVNPGFTVIVPDLPGCISEGGSLSEAIAMGEDAASGWILGELEDGNEVPPASNIADIHPDPEIGEGFVSLLSLDMDAYAAKYGSKSVRKNLTIPAWLNTFAEAEQLNISKVLQDALTDLYEKRGFRT; encoded by the coding sequence ATGAACCTGGTATATCCCGCCGTATTTTATCCCTGCGAAGTGAATCCTGGCTTTACCGTCATCGTCCCCGACCTGCCCGGCTGCATAAGCGAGGGCGGTTCTCTCTCCGAGGCCATTGCCATGGGCGAGGATGCCGCCTCGGGATGGATTCTCGGCGAGCTTGAGGATGGCAACGAAGTGCCGCCCGCAAGCAATATCGCGGACATTCATCCCGATCCCGAGATTGGTGAAGGCTTCGTCAGCCTACTCTCGCTCGACATGGATGCCTACGCCGCCAAGTACGGCAGCAAATCCGTCCGCAAAAATCTCACGATTCCCGCATGGCTCAACACCTTCGCCGAAGCCGAGCAGCTCAACATCTCCAAAGTCCTGCAAGACGCGCTCACTGACCTGTACGAGAAGAGAGGATTTCGCACATAA
- a CDS encoding N-acetylmuramoyl-L-alanine amidase: MNVSFRWLFFFVFAAGAFFLSFPAFPTAQAAPLAQIKNVRVHADKEKVRIVVDADGEVDYKSMTLASPGRVVVDLSGARLSPSVAKSQKIESQFATKVRLGQFDPTTVRIVVETEMYKSSGNYDVFSLEGGPVPYRVVMDFGNLSGSSASSAGGASSGGSNIDFERGRNPSGEADSAGGSDDASSAGAASVPARPRSQSSAAPGIDGKRIVLDPGHGGSDTGAIGPTGVTEKSIALRIAKRLKTLLEAEGAEVILTRTEDTEVSPKKAKATDVEELQARCDIANQNSADIFLSIHLDAFSGPEAHGTTGYYYEMGSADSTRLADCVKRGVLRRLGTLDRGTKPCAFYVCRHTDMPAMLLETAFVSNPREEQMMNSEEGVENAAQGIAAGIAEYFQ, encoded by the coding sequence ATGAACGTGTCGTTTCGTTGGCTTTTCTTTTTCGTTTTCGCTGCGGGCGCTTTTTTCTTGAGCTTCCCGGCATTTCCGACAGCGCAGGCGGCGCCTTTGGCTCAGATCAAGAACGTGCGCGTCCATGCGGACAAGGAGAAGGTCCGCATCGTCGTCGATGCGGACGGCGAGGTTGACTACAAGTCGATGACGCTCGCCTCGCCCGGGCGTGTCGTCGTTGACCTCTCAGGCGCACGCCTCTCGCCTTCTGTTGCAAAGAGCCAGAAGATCGAGAGCCAGTTCGCGACGAAGGTGCGCCTCGGGCAGTTCGATCCGACTACGGTGCGCATCGTCGTGGAGACAGAGATGTACAAGAGCAGCGGTAATTACGACGTGTTCTCTCTGGAAGGCGGCCCTGTGCCGTACCGCGTGGTCATGGACTTTGGCAATCTTTCGGGCAGCAGCGCGTCTTCCGCAGGAGGAGCTTCTTCGGGCGGCTCGAACATCGATTTCGAGCGCGGGAGGAATCCGTCGGGAGAAGCGGACTCGGCGGGGGGATCGGATGATGCGTCTTCCGCAGGGGCGGCCTCCGTGCCGGCGCGTCCGAGAAGCCAGAGCAGCGCAGCGCCAGGCATTGACGGCAAACGCATCGTTCTCGATCCCGGGCACGGCGGCAGCGACACGGGCGCCATCGGGCCGACGGGCGTGACGGAAAAGAGCATCGCGCTCCGCATCGCGAAAAGACTCAAGACGCTCTTGGAAGCTGAGGGTGCAGAGGTCATTCTGACGCGCACGGAGGACACGGAGGTTTCGCCGAAGAAGGCGAAGGCGACGGATGTGGAGGAACTGCAGGCTCGCTGTGACATCGCGAATCAAAATTCGGCGGACATCTTCCTCAGCATACATCTCGATGCTTTCTCCGGGCCTGAAGCGCACGGCACGACGGGCTACTATTACGAGATGGGATCGGCTGACAGCACGCGCCTTGCCGACTGCGTCAAGCGCGGCGTGCTGCGCCGTCTCGGTACGCTCGACCGCGGCACGAAGCCGTGCGCCTTCTATGTGTGCCGTCATACGGATATGCCCGCGATGCTCCTGGAGACAGCCTTTGTTTCCAATCCGCGCGAGGAGCAGATGATGAATTCGGAGGAAGGCGTGGAGAATGCCGCGCAGGGCATCGCGGCGGGAATTGCCGAGTATTTCCAATGA
- a CDS encoding amino acid ABC transporter ATP-binding protein produces MASTMNEPAIRMHGIRKSFGANEVLRGIDLVAKRGETLSIIGPSGSGKSTLLRCINRLEDIDKGSIEIDGDFLAAENEAGHTEYASSGKCRTLLLKMGMVFQQFNLFPHMTVLQNLLEAPVEVKGMKREEILPTAEELLRKVGLFDKRDAYPARLSGGQQQRVAIARALAMRPEIMLFDEPTSALDPELTGEVLKTMRELAAEHMTMVVVTHEMAFAREVSQQVVFMADGTIVEQGKPRDLFQQPQEERTQAFLRNML; encoded by the coding sequence ATGGCAAGTACGATGAATGAGCCGGCAATTCGCATGCACGGCATCCGTAAGAGCTTCGGGGCAAACGAGGTACTGCGCGGCATCGACCTCGTGGCGAAACGCGGCGAGACGCTTTCCATCATCGGGCCTTCAGGCTCAGGCAAGTCGACGCTGCTGCGCTGCATCAATCGGCTCGAGGACATCGACAAGGGTTCGATCGAGATCGATGGGGATTTCCTCGCTGCGGAGAACGAGGCCGGTCATACGGAGTACGCTTCGAGCGGGAAGTGCCGCACCCTTTTGTTGAAGATGGGCATGGTCTTTCAGCAGTTCAACCTCTTTCCGCACATGACGGTGCTGCAGAATCTATTGGAGGCACCTGTCGAGGTTAAGGGTATGAAGCGCGAGGAAATCCTGCCGACGGCGGAGGAACTTCTCCGAAAGGTCGGACTTTTTGACAAGCGAGACGCCTACCCTGCGCGCCTGTCGGGCGGGCAGCAGCAGCGTGTCGCCATCGCGCGCGCGCTTGCCATGCGTCCTGAGATCATGCTGTTCGATGAGCCGACGTCGGCGCTCGATCCTGAACTCACGGGCGAGGTCTTGAAGACGATGCGTGAGTTGGCGGCAGAGCACATGACGATGGTCGTCGTGACGCATGAGATGGCGTTCGCGCGTGAGGTTTCGCAGCAAGTGGTGTTCATGGCGGACGGTACGATCGTGGAGCAGGGGAAGCCCCGAGACCTTTTCCAACAGCCGCAGGAAGAGCGTACGCAGGCGTTCCTGCGCAACATGCTTTGA